In the genome of Bremerella sp. P1, the window TGCGTCTTTCTTGCCCCTTTGGCGTACCCCGTGGTGGAAGCAGGCTCGTTCTTCAGCCCGAGCATGACGCAAGTGAAAGAGATCGACTTCATCAATCTCTACATTCCCATCAATCCGTTTCGCTCGATGGCCGAAACGATCGTGCCAGCGGTCGCCGTATTCAGCGTGGTCGTGGGCGTCGCGCTAATTGGTATCGAAACCGATAAGAAACGAGTGCTACTCGACCTGCTTTCTGTCGCGTCGATGGTGCTCACCCGGGTTGCCGTGCTGGTGGTTCGCCTGGCTCCGTTCGGGCTTTTCGCCATCGCCGCAAATGCGGCCGGAACGATGACCATTCAAGAACTAGGACGTCTTCAGGTTTATATCGGCTCGTTCATCCTGCTGACGCTGCTGCTTACCTTCTTCGTCATGCCAGCCATGGTGGCGATCTTCACGCCATTTCGATTTGGGGATGTCCTGCGAGCATCGCGATCGGCAATGCTGACCGGCTTCGTAACCGGAAACTTGTTCATCGTTTTGCCACTTCTGATCGAACATGGAAAAATGCTGTTTGAACGCGCAGGACTTCGGACCGACGATACCGACAGCTACATCGAAGTGCTCATTCCGGTCTCGTTTAATTTCCCGAACCTGGGGAAACTGCTGACGCTTGCGTTCGTGCTGTTCGCCGGTTGGTATACCGGCAACCAAGTTGGATTCTCCGAGTACCCCACCTTCTCAGTCCTCGGGCTTTTCTCCCTTTTCGGCGGCGTCGACTTGGCCCTTCCGTTTCTCTTGGATCAGATGCGAATCCCCTCGGATACGTATCAACTTTACGTGGTAACTGGGGTCGTCAATGGATGGTTCGCCACGCTGCTGGCAACAATGAACCTGTTCGCATTCACCCTGATCGCCACGTCGGCCGCGACAGGCAACCTAAAGATCAAGCTGCGTCAGTGCGTGATCCTGGGCACTACCGCAACGGTGCTGACCGTCGCCGTATTGCTGGCCGCGCGTGTTGGGTTCAGTTCGATCATGGGCAAGTCAGACATCGCGCAAGAAACACTCATGCAGATGCAGGTGAAGTCCGATGTCGAAACGCGTGTTCTGCGTATCGCCAACGAGACGGAACCTACCACCGGCGAAGGATCACGGCTGGATCAGATCCTGAACCGTGGTGTACTGCGTGTCGGTTACCACCCCGACATGTACCCCTTCTGCTTCTTCAACGACAGCGATCAGCTGGTTGGATACGATGTCGCGTTGATGCACGAACTTGCATCAACGCTCGACCTGAAACTGGAGTTCATTCCCTGGACTTACGAAACGCGCGACGATCAACTGAAGAGCGGTCAGATCGATGTCGCGATCGGCGGCCTGATGGTGACCCCGGAGCGGCTCGCCCGCATGGCACTAACTGATTCTTATATGACCATCACAGCTGCGATTGTCATCGAGGATCACCGACGCGACGCGGTCGGTACCTGGGACGATCTACGAGAGCTCGACGGATTTCGACTGGCTGCCACTGGCCGGCGTCTTTCGCAGAATGTCAAACGCCACCTGCCAGAAACCGATGTCGTGTATGTCGACTCACCCCGCGATTTCTTTCACGAGCCGAAACAACCGTTCGACGCGATCTTAATGACCGCCGAAGGAGGATCAGCGTACACCATCTTGTATCCAGGCTACGACGTGGCGATTCCCAAGCCGCAGTTCAAAGGGAGCGTGGCCTTCGCGATCCCATCGGACGAGCGAGGACTCGAGAAGTTCTTCAATGCGTGGCTGGCCCTCCAGGAGACTAACGGGACCCTTTCCCGGCATTACGACAAGTGGATTATCGGCCAAGTTGCCAGCGAAGAGTCACCACGCTGGTGCGTAATTCGCGACGTGTTGCACTGGGTAGAATAAGCTTGGCCCCCGCATCCCAATCGAGGGGACGCACGGAAAATCGACGCCGGAGGCATGTTACCAAGCGAAACGATTTCCGGTAAATTAAATAGTTTACCCCGTTAGGCTTAAGACAATTCAGGCCCAAGCACGCATGGCGATCGACAAATCGGGAACACGCGTTCGGCAGATGTTCTCGGAAATTGCGGGCAACTACGACCGCATGAATCATCTCTTGTCGATGAATATCGACAAGTACTGGCGTTGGCGAACCGTTAAGATCGTCCCTCCGACTGGTGATAGCCCCATCTTGGATGTCTGCACGGGCACGGGTGATCTCGCTCTGGCTTACTACAAAGCCGCCGGCGGTAAGGTCCAAGTCGAAGCGACCGACTTCTGTCCCGAAATGCTCGAGGTGGGCGAGGTCAAGAAACAGAAGCTCGGCATCAACGGTCAGGTTCGCTTCCAAGAGGCTGACACTCAGCATCTTCCCTTTGAAGACGACACATTTCAGATTGTCTCGGTCGCCTTTGGTCTGCGGAATGTCGCCGATACCGATCTGGGTCTGAAAGAGATGGCTCGTGTTTGTCGGCCCGGTGGCAAGGTCGCCGTGCTGGAATTCTCGCAGCCCCGATATCAGCCGTTCCGAGGCGTGTACCAGTTCTACTTCAAAAACATTCTTCCCCGAGTCGGTCAGGCCCTGGCCAGGAACAAACAAGATGCCTACAAGTACCTGCCAGACAGCGTCGGTGAATTCCCCCACGGGGAAGCATTGGCCGAGCGGATGCGTGGTGCAGGCCTGAAGGATGTCTTCTTCAAGCCGTTCACCTTTGGTGTTGCAACTTTGTACGTGGGGACGAAATGAGCCTGCCCGTTGTCGTGGCAATCACCGGAGCAAGCGGGGCCGTCTATGCCCAGCGGCTTCTGAACGTGCTGCACCACAGTGGTTACGACGTACAGCTCTCGATCAGTCCTTCGGGAAAGATTGTGCTGCAGCAGGAAATGGGCATCCAGCTTGAACTCGACAATTTCGATCCCGAAACGATCATTCCACTGACGGTCGACGCGGAAGATAGGCGACTGCTGGAAACGATTGCTCTCAATCAGGCGACCAAGCCCGGCGACTTCCAGTATTTCCACTTTGCCAATTTCATGGCTCCGATGGCGAGTGGTTCGGCACGTTCGGCAGGCATGGTCGTCTGTCCTTGCTCTGGCGGCACCTTGGCCGGCATTGTCGGTGGGACGTGTACCAATCTCATTCAGCGGGCGGCCGAAGTCCATTTGAAGGAACGCCGCAAGCTGATCCTCGTTCCGCGCGAGACGCCCCTTTCCTTGGGCTACATCGATAATATGAAACGGGCGACCGAAGCAGGTGCCGTTGTCATGCCGGCCATGCCGGGTTGGTATCACGGGGTGAACTCACTAAACGACCTGATCGATTTCATGGTGGCCCGGATTTTAGATCAGTTGGAAATACCACACGCTTTGATGCAACGCTGGGGAGAAGATGCCTGAGCGACTTCGTCATATTCTGGAAATGATCCGCTTCAGCCATACGGTCTTCGCCATGCCGTTTGCCGTATTGGCGACGATCATGGCCTGGTGCCTGCCGGCTCCGGGAAGCGAAACGGTCACACTCACATGGCAAGCATGCCTGGGAATTGTGCTGTGCATGGTCTTTGCTCGCAGCGCGGCAATGGCGTTCAATCGGCTGGTCGATCGGAAGATTGATGCCGAGAACCCACGGACCGCCACTCGGCATTTGCCAGCAGGCATCCTTTCGGTGAAGAGCGTCATTTTGTTCACGGTCATTTGCAGCATCGGCTTTGTGGCCTCTACGCTATTGTTCTGGCCCAACTGGCTTCCGCTGGCGTTGTCGGTGCCAGTGTTGGCGTTTTTGTGCGGATACAGCTACACGAAGCGATTCACCTCGCTGGCCCACTATTGGCTTGGCATCTCGCTGATGCTTGCCCCCATTTGTGCCTGGGTCGCGATTCGCGGCGAAGTGGTTCTGGCCCATCCGGCCGATATCTTGCCAGCATTGATGCTGGGCCTGGGCGTTCTGTTCTGGGTCGCCGGCTTCGACATCATTTATGCCTGCCAAGATGCCGAATTCGACCGTGATGCCAAGCTTCGTAGTGTACCAGCTAAGTTCGGTGTACCAGGAGCTTTACGGATTGCCGCGGTCAGCCATTTTCTGGCTGTGCTGGCATTCGCTGCTCTGCCCTTCACGGCGTCGTCGCTGGGAATCATCTACTGGATTGGATTAGCCGCGGTGGCTGGCCTGCTGCTGTACGAACACGCTTTGGTTCGCCCTAACGACCTATCGAAGGTCAACCTGGCGTTTTTCAATGTGAATACGATCATCGGGATTGGAGTTCTGGCATTTACCAGTATCGATCTCCTTTGGAATTGACCCACCTTGCGGCGTGACGCCCAAATCGCGACCATAAACGTTAAGAATCGCGCCGGCAGTGCGGTTCCAACAACATAAGAACATTCGCCCCTTTACTGAGCCAAGCGACCTGGAATGACTCGAGCAGACAAGATTTCGTTGGATACCATCGGTAAGAAGGTCGAGAATGGCGAACGCCTGAATCTGGACGAAGGGGTCTTCCTGTACCAGGACGACGTTCCGTTGAACGAAGTCGCCGAGCTGGCTAACATGGTTCGCGAGCGGAAGAACGGCAACTACGCGTATTACAATATTAATACGCACTTAAACCCAACCAACGTCTGCGTCTACCGCTGTAACTTCTGTGCATTCCGCGCCGACCTTCGTGACCCACGCGGATACCTGATGAGCGACGAGCAGATTCTCGCTCGTGGTCAGGAAGCGGTCGACAATGGCTGCACCGAAATGCATATCGTTGGTGGTCTTCATCACCAGAAGAAGTTCGACTGGTACGTCAACGTCGTGAAGATCCTGCACGACGCGTTCCCCAAGCTTCACCTCAAAGCGTGGACCGCGGTTGAGATCAATTGGTTCGAGTTCCTTACCAAGAAGTCGGTTCGCGAAGTGCTGGAAGTGCTGCGTGACGCAGGCCTCGGCAGCATGCCAGGCGGCGGTGCCGAAATCTTCCACCGCGAAGTTCGTGATCAGATCTGCGAACACAAGGCCGACACCGGCAAGTGGCACGAGATCCATCGCACGGCTCACGAGATGGGCATCAAGACGAACGCCACGATGCTGTACGGTCACATCGAGAACGCCTATCACCGCGTCGATCACTTGATTCGCTTGCGAGAAACGCAAGACGTCAGCGGCGGCTTCCAGACGTTCATTCCGCTGGCCTTCCACCCGGATAACACAGAACTGGCCGAACTCAAAAAGCTGAAGAAGCCATCGGTGGTAATGGACCTGCGAACGATGGCCGTCTCGCGTCTGATGCTGGACAACTTCCCGCACATCAAAGCGTACTGGATCATGCTCGGCATCGGCACGGCTCAAACGGCCCTGTCTTACGGAGCCGACGACATCGACGGTACCGTGCGTCATGAACTGATCTACCACGACGCTGGCGCCACCACGCCGGAAGTCATGTCGGTCGAAGACATCCAGCGTCTGATTGTCGAAGCAGGCCGAGAACCAGTCGAACGCGACACCGTCTACAACCGCGTGATTCGCGATCCGCAGAATATGTCGGAGTGGACGACAGGCGAACCGTTGGAAGTGGGTTAAGTTGACCCCCGACCAAGATTGTTCCCATAATTGATGCATCCCATCCGGAACTATGTGGAGCATCACTTGTGGAAGGTCTGTTTGAATTATTCTTTGCACCAGTGGTGGCATTCTTCGAGGCCTTAGCTGGGCTCATTTGCGCGGTTGCCACAATCGTGGGTGAGATCGTCGGATTCTTTTTCGAACTTCTGCTCCTCGCATTGTTCAAGGGAATTACGCCGGCCAAGCAACGTTTCCGTGAAGGACCTCGTAAGGCTTCACGGGAACCTGGTCCCGTCATGACGGTGATCTGCTCAATTGGATTCGTAATATTTGTCGCTGTCGGCCTAACGTTTTTGATTCGCAGCGGAATCGAGCACTCCCGCACAGTCACAACGCAGGACCAAGTTGACGCACTGGCCGATGCCTATATTGCGCAGTTGGAGAACAAAGAAGGTGACCTTGTGCCTGGTCCTTCTGGTCACCACGACGCTTGGGATAATGCAATCGTTTTGCAAGAGAATGATTTCGTCGTCGGAACCCAGGTGGTCGTTCGTTCGAATGGTCCGGACGGCCAGCCTAACTCTGGTGACGACATCGCAGCCGTTCGTTACCACAAGACGAATGCGAAAGAGATCCGAGACCATCTCGTCGATAAGGCAGTCGGAAAGTTTGAGAAATTCTTTGCCAAGGAAGCTGAAGAGAACCAAAATCAGGCCGAACTAGAACTACAGGAGCAGGTTCCCAACGCCAATGAACTTGCCGAGCATGAAGCGGCCGATGCACCGCTACCCGCTGAGCCAGATGCCGAGGCTCAGGACGAAAAGAAACAGGGCTGGAGGCTTCCCTCCATTAAGTTTGGCTCAGGCAAGAAGGACAAGTAGCCTGGATTTTGAGCGCATTGGCGATTCGCTTTCGTTAGAATTCGCTCATTGCTCTCATCTCGTCTGTTAACCCTCGCCCCATCGTGCTGCCATGCTGATCAACGCCTACTGCACGCATCGCAATCCGCCTGCGCTGGAATTCCCTCACGATTTGATCGGAAGCCGAGACCTTTCGGATCCGGAACTGGCCGAGCACCTAAATGGGTTAATCGGTTTCATCATGCAAGGTGGTGAGCGTGAGATGACGCAAACGCTGTATCACGTTTATCGCCATATCGAGCGTGTCAAGAATCACCTGAGCCTGGAAGTCGAAGACGATCACCTCGATGCGTTTGCCTCGTGGGCGTGGGACGCCAATGCGATTGTGTTTCTGCCCGATGGATCGGTGTGTGATCCCAACGGTAACGTGCTGGTTTCGCCGGAAGATGGTGGCAGCGATCCAGAAGCCCAGGTCCCCTACCCCGAAGACGCCCATCATCGCAAACAAGCGATTTCCCAGGATCTAAGTGACCTGAAGTTGCAGCCATACGAAGGGCTGCCCCCAGTGATTGGCGAGAACGAGGTCGACCTGAGATCGGCCAAAGAAGTGGCCCGCCGAGCGATCGCACTGATGGCGGTGGCGGTTCGAGCGGAAGGGCTGGCCTCGGGCGAACCGATTCCAGTCGCAGAAATTCGCGAACGTCTTCCCCAAGCCTTCGAGGTTTTTACGCCGGTCGAACAAGCATTCATGGATAACGATTCGCCAGACCAGCAGTCGGTCATCAATCATGCCTGGCGGTACGAGTGTTTGTTCGTCTTACAGTGGGCACTTGGACATTTCGACGAGCTTCATTTTCCTTCCGCGATCTGTGACGTGCCAGAAGTCGCAGGCGACATCCTGCACCGCGATCGAGACGAGATGATCGCCGAGGCCAAGCTGCGTCCGACGAAGGAAATCCTCGACGAAGTCGATCTGCACTTTCGCTTGCATTGGATTGCCCGTCAGGCGGACCAGAAAGGCCACCCAGCTCCAGCAGGACTCGACATCGGCGTGATTCAAGAACGCCGCGTCGCACTCAACTGGCTGATTCGATTCGAGAATGCCGACTGGGACGATGTCGACTGCCCGACGTAGACCGCGTTACTTGCCAGCACCCTGTTGCCTCAGCAACGTATCCAGCTCTTTAATCTTCTGTTGAATCTCAGGCCGTGGATCATTGATCAAATTGTTATTCTCGCTGGGGTCATCTACCAAATCGAAGAACTCGTCACAGCCTTCGTTATGGCTATTGCGTACGAGCTTGTAACGATCGGTCCGATAACATCGCAGCGAAGCGGTCGCGTAGTGGATCATATCATATTCGGCAAAGACGTCATTGTTCCACTTGTCCGGCTGCTCGCCCCGTAACAGCGGCAAGAGGCTACGCCCTTTCAGTTTCGGATCGGCATTCACATCGGCAACTTCCGCCAGTGTGGGGAACACATCGAGCGACGATGCGGTTCTCAAGACGACCGTACCAGGAGCCACGACACCGGGCCAACGCACGACGGCTGGAACGCGAAGAGATTCGTCATACAGGTTGGGGCGATACTTTTTGGAGATCACACGCACCCCGTTGTGATACTCACCAGGGGGCTGTTTCTTCGTCGCCCATAGGCCGTTCCCTTTGTGCCAGATTCCATGGTGCCCCATGTTGAATCCATGATCGGAAGTGAAAATCACGATGGTGTTCGCCGCCAGCTGGTTTTTATCCAACGCATCGAGCAGTCGCCCCAGGTTTCGGTCGACGCCTGACGTGCTGGCGAGATACTCGCGCATCATCTTCTTGACCCGCGTGATGTCGAGGCCGGGATAGTCTGGAATTGTCGGATCCAACTCGGCATAGGGCTTCCAATCTTCCGGCGCCACGGGAAGCCAGCGGCCATGGGGTGCCCTGGTGGCCAGGCAAAGAAAGAAGGGTCGATGCTTGTTTCGCTGGATGAAATCAATCGCCCGGTCAGTCAGGATATCGGTCGTCAGTCCCTCGAATTGGCGAACTTCTCCGTCTTCTTCCAGCGTGGGATTATCAGGCGTCGTTCCGCCACCAGTCAGTCCCATGAAGTAGTCAAACCCATGCTTCGTAGGATGAAACTTCTCATTGCCTGGTGCCGTCCAGTCTCCCAAGTGCCATTTGCCAACCAGTCCCGTGCGGTAGCCGGCTGATTGTAAAAGTTCTGCGATCGTCATCGTACTGTCCGGGTCCAAACGAACTTCGTCGTTGGGATCGTACAGCTTGTGCCCTGGCTGAGGAATGAAATCGGGAATCCCCAATTCGCTGGCATACCGCCCTGTCATGAACGATGCCCGAGCCGGACTACAAACGGGCGTCGTGCAAAAGAAGTTACGAAAAACAGCCCCTTCACTGGCGAGTCGATCGATGTTCGGTGTCGCCGCGGCGGGAACCTCGCGGTACTGTCCCGAGCGAACCGCCGAACCAAATGCCCACGGTGCTTGATCGTCGGTCAACACGATAATGATGTTCGGCTTCGCCGCCACGGCAGGCACGGCTGTGGTGATCGATAAAAAAGCTGCCAGAGCAGCGAAGATTGCTTTGGACATGGAAGAAGCTCAGTGCCTGGGAAATGCTGGTATCCCAGCAGTATACCAGCTCTCAATCGGGACTCAACTTTGCGCGAGGCACCTAGCCCAAGTCACCAATATCAAGCGACTTGCCGTAACGGGTGAGCACCATCCTCTGCAGCTTTTCCCACTTCGCGCCAGCCAGGTTCGGATCGGTATCGGTGATCGAAAACGCATCCTCGCGGGCTTTGGCCAGCAGCTCGCCATCGCGCTGTAGGTCCGCGATCCG includes:
- a CDS encoding cation:dicarboxylate symporter family transporter — translated: MNELTSPNVTKPEDAQPKKKRKFRLNLSTSILIGLTLGILCGVFFGESCAWLGIIGRAYVGLLQMSILPYMMVSLIGGIGTLVAAKAIRLALTAGLVLLGSWILAFICVFLAPLAYPVVEAGSFFSPSMTQVKEIDFINLYIPINPFRSMAETIVPAVAVFSVVVGVALIGIETDKKRVLLDLLSVASMVLTRVAVLVVRLAPFGLFAIAANAAGTMTIQELGRLQVYIGSFILLTLLLTFFVMPAMVAIFTPFRFGDVLRASRSAMLTGFVTGNLFIVLPLLIEHGKMLFERAGLRTDDTDSYIEVLIPVSFNFPNLGKLLTLAFVLFAGWYTGNQVGFSEYPTFSVLGLFSLFGGVDLALPFLLDQMRIPSDTYQLYVVTGVVNGWFATLLATMNLFAFTLIATSAATGNLKIKLRQCVILGTTATVLTVAVLLAARVGFSSIMGKSDIAQETLMQMQVKSDVETRVLRIANETEPTTGEGSRLDQILNRGVLRVGYHPDMYPFCFFNDSDQLVGYDVALMHELASTLDLKLEFIPWTYETRDDQLKSGQIDVAIGGLMVTPERLARMALTDSYMTITAAIVIEDHRRDAVGTWDDLRELDGFRLAATGRRLSQNVKRHLPETDVVYVDSPRDFFHEPKQPFDAILMTAEGGSAYTILYPGYDVAIPKPQFKGSVAFAIPSDERGLEKFFNAWLALQETNGTLSRHYDKWIIGQVASEESPRWCVIRDVLHWVE
- the ubiE gene encoding bifunctional demethylmenaquinone methyltransferase/2-methoxy-6-polyprenyl-1,4-benzoquinol methylase UbiE codes for the protein MAIDKSGTRVRQMFSEIAGNYDRMNHLLSMNIDKYWRWRTVKIVPPTGDSPILDVCTGTGDLALAYYKAAGGKVQVEATDFCPEMLEVGEVKKQKLGINGQVRFQEADTQHLPFEDDTFQIVSVAFGLRNVADTDLGLKEMARVCRPGGKVAVLEFSQPRYQPFRGVYQFYFKNILPRVGQALARNKQDAYKYLPDSVGEFPHGEALAERMRGAGLKDVFFKPFTFGVATLYVGTK
- a CDS encoding UbiX family flavin prenyltransferase, translated to MSLPVVVAITGASGAVYAQRLLNVLHHSGYDVQLSISPSGKIVLQQEMGIQLELDNFDPETIIPLTVDAEDRRLLETIALNQATKPGDFQYFHFANFMAPMASGSARSAGMVVCPCSGGTLAGIVGGTCTNLIQRAAEVHLKERRKLILVPRETPLSLGYIDNMKRATEAGAVVMPAMPGWYHGVNSLNDLIDFMVARILDQLEIPHALMQRWGEDA
- a CDS encoding UbiA-like polyprenyltransferase, with amino-acid sequence MPERLRHILEMIRFSHTVFAMPFAVLATIMAWCLPAPGSETVTLTWQACLGIVLCMVFARSAAMAFNRLVDRKIDAENPRTATRHLPAGILSVKSVILFTVICSIGFVASTLLFWPNWLPLALSVPVLAFLCGYSYTKRFTSLAHYWLGISLMLAPICAWVAIRGEVVLAHPADILPALMLGLGVLFWVAGFDIIYACQDAEFDRDAKLRSVPAKFGVPGALRIAAVSHFLAVLAFAALPFTASSLGIIYWIGLAAVAGLLLYEHALVRPNDLSKVNLAFFNVNTIIGIGVLAFTSIDLLWN
- the mqnE gene encoding aminofutalosine synthase MqnE, with the protein product MTRADKISLDTIGKKVENGERLNLDEGVFLYQDDVPLNEVAELANMVRERKNGNYAYYNINTHLNPTNVCVYRCNFCAFRADLRDPRGYLMSDEQILARGQEAVDNGCTEMHIVGGLHHQKKFDWYVNVVKILHDAFPKLHLKAWTAVEINWFEFLTKKSVREVLEVLRDAGLGSMPGGGAEIFHREVRDQICEHKADTGKWHEIHRTAHEMGIKTNATMLYGHIENAYHRVDHLIRLRETQDVSGGFQTFIPLAFHPDNTELAELKKLKKPSVVMDLRTMAVSRLMLDNFPHIKAYWIMLGIGTAQTALSYGADDIDGTVRHELIYHDAGATTPEVMSVEDIQRLIVEAGREPVERDTVYNRVIRDPQNMSEWTTGEPLEVG
- a CDS encoding DUF4272 domain-containing protein, coding for MLINAYCTHRNPPALEFPHDLIGSRDLSDPELAEHLNGLIGFIMQGGEREMTQTLYHVYRHIERVKNHLSLEVEDDHLDAFASWAWDANAIVFLPDGSVCDPNGNVLVSPEDGGSDPEAQVPYPEDAHHRKQAISQDLSDLKLQPYEGLPPVIGENEVDLRSAKEVARRAIALMAVAVRAEGLASGEPIPVAEIRERLPQAFEVFTPVEQAFMDNDSPDQQSVINHAWRYECLFVLQWALGHFDELHFPSAICDVPEVAGDILHRDRDEMIAEAKLRPTKEILDEVDLHFRLHWIARQADQKGHPAPAGLDIGVIQERRVALNWLIRFENADWDDVDCPT
- a CDS encoding sulfatase family protein, whose translation is MSKAIFAALAAFLSITTAVPAVAAKPNIIIVLTDDQAPWAFGSAVRSGQYREVPAAATPNIDRLASEGAVFRNFFCTTPVCSPARASFMTGRYASELGIPDFIPQPGHKLYDPNDEVRLDPDSTMTIAELLQSAGYRTGLVGKWHLGDWTAPGNEKFHPTKHGFDYFMGLTGGGTTPDNPTLEEDGEVRQFEGLTTDILTDRAIDFIQRNKHRPFFLCLATRAPHGRWLPVAPEDWKPYAELDPTIPDYPGLDITRVKKMMREYLASTSGVDRNLGRLLDALDKNQLAANTIVIFTSDHGFNMGHHGIWHKGNGLWATKKQPPGEYHNGVRVISKKYRPNLYDESLRVPAVVRWPGVVAPGTVVLRTASSLDVFPTLAEVADVNADPKLKGRSLLPLLRGEQPDKWNNDVFAEYDMIHYATASLRCYRTDRYKLVRNSHNEGCDEFFDLVDDPSENNNLINDPRPEIQQKIKELDTLLRQQGAGK